CAGCCGATGTCACAGAGCTTCTTGGCCAGGATGGGATCGGCGTTCACGTAGGGCAGCACCACGAAGCCTTCCTTCACGAGGGTTTTCGCGGCTTCCAGGGTTTCCTCGTTGTCGGGGTAGAGGCTCTTCTGATCGCCGATGACCTCGAGCTTCACCCAGTTGGTCTGCAGGGCCTCGCGGGCCAGGCGTGCCACACGCAGCGCATCCTCGCGGGTGTAGCAGCCGGCGGTGTTGGGCAGCAGGGCGATGTCCTTGGGAATCCAGTTCAGGATGTTGTCCTCACCCTTGGCGGCGAGGTCGAAGCGCCGTACGGCCAGGGTGACCATCTCCACCCGCGCGGCCCGGTAACAGGCCTGCATGGTGGCGAAATCCTTGTATTTCCCGGTGCCGAGCACCAGGCGGTTGTTGAAGGTTTTACCGGCGATGACGAGGGACATGGGCGCTCCAAGCCCTCAGTCTAGCCCTGGTTGACACGTGATGTGCCCCTCAGGGCGCCAGGAGTCGGCCATCCGAATCCAGTTGGATGCGCGTGCCTGCGGGCAGTGCTTTCCCTTGAATGGTCGTGTCCGCGGCCAGAGTGGCGCTGGCCAGTCGACCCGTGGGGTGGAAGGATGTCCCCCCCCAACCGCGCAGGCGCAGAAACTCCCGCCAGAAGCGGGTGCGCGCGCAGGGGATGCCGTCGATGCGTTCATCTTGGGCTAGCCAAGCCAATTGGAGCTGGCCATTGGGGTGGAAGCGGGGCATCCAGTCGTGTCCGTGCCCTTTGAGTGTATGACCTTGGATGAGGCAGTCGCGGGAGAGGAACGCGATGGTCAAATGGTCGTGCGCGTCCCAGGCCAACTGGCTACCGGCGGGGAAGATCACCCCGTGGAAGCTGGCGTCGCGCCCCAGGATGCAACGATCCAAATGCCCGTCGGTGCGAAAGAAGAGTCGGCTTCCCATGGGGAACCGCAGGTCCGCGCGAACCCAATCAGCGGCCAGGGTGAGGTCTCGGGCGCCGTCAGATTGCACCTGAATGGCGCCTTGGATGGGGAGGTCGGAGGGCAACTGAGCCCTGAGGGCCAGGCCTTTGAAGCCAAGCACGAGGGCGATGCAGAAGAGGGCCGGACGGCCGGGGATATGGAACAACATGGCAGCTCCATCAAAAACCATACGGTTGCGTATGGGTATCCATACGGATAAGTATGGTCAATGACCCCATCGGGTCAAGAGCTGGAGGCTTTCCGCCGCATGGGCCGTCCCCGAACCGTTCCTTTGTCGCGCGAAGCATGGGTGGAGGCCGCCTTCAGAGTCATTGCCCACCAAGGCGTGTCGGCTGTGGCGGTGGAGCCGCTGGCCCAGGCGCTGGGGGTGACCAAGGGCAGCTTCTATTGGCATTTTCAAAGCCGGGACGAGCTCATCCATGCGGCACTCGAAGCCTGGGAGCAGGATCAAAGTACCGACGTGGTGTCCCGCTACAGCGGCATCGAGGATCCACGGCGGCGCCTGCGGGTGCTGCTCTTCGCAGCTTTTGAAGACCTTGAGAATGGTCGCTTTTTCGCCGCCCTGGCGGTTTCCAGCGAAGATCCCCGGGTGCAGCCCTATCTGCGACGGGCCACGGAGCGACGTCTCGCTTTTGGGGTGAAAGCCTTCCAGGCCCTGGGGCTATCCGAGGGGGAGGCGCGGGAGCGCGCCCTGTTGGCCTATGCGGCCTACGCGGGCTATTTCCAGCTTCTGCGCACCACGCCCGAGGCGGTGGACGCCGTGACGGATCTCAGCGGCTATGTCCGTCGCCTGGCCGACGCGCTTGTGCCCGAGCAGTTGCATTAGCCGTTCCGACACGGTTATGGTGGAGGTTCCGATGGAGGAGCGATTCCCATCAGTACCGACGGCGAGGGCGATGAACCCAGTGACCTGGCGGGAAAGGGGCGAATCGCCGAAGGGAGCGCGGATCATCGACGCGGCCCCTGGACGCCGAAGCGAAAGCCCGGCGGCTGTCATGCCGGTCACCCGGCATGGAGGGCCTGAGGCGCAGCGGCGGGAGTCCTCCCTCCGCGTTCCTGAGGGCACCGTCGGCACGCCGAGGTATCCATGAACGCATCCCCCGCAGATCTCCGAGGCTGGCTCAGCGCCAGGCTGCAGGCCCTGTGCGCACCGGAGACCACCTCGGGCCGCGAAGATGAGGGCCTGCCCGCCCTGCTCCAGCTGCTTGGCGAATTGGGCGCCACCGTGGTGGAGCAGCCCGTGGCTGCGGGCCGCACCAATGTGTTGGCCCTGTGGGGCAGGCCACGGGTGCTCTTCTCCACCCACCTGGATACGGTGCCGCCGTACCTGCCTCCCAGGTTGGAGGGTGAGGTGCTTTGGGGCCGTGGCACCTGCGATGCCAAGGGCCAGGCGATAGCCCAACTGGCGGCCATCCGCAGCCTCTTGGGCCAAGGCCAGCACGGCTTCGCGTGGCTGGGTGTGGTGGGCGAGGAGACCGACAGCGCCGGTGCCGCGGCGGCGCTTGGTCTGGCGGATCGGCTGCAGGATGTGAAGGCCCTCATCAATGGCGAACCCACCGAGCTGAAGTTGGGCACAGGCCAGCGCGGCGTGCAGCATGTCTGTCTTCATTGCAGCGGGCGCGCCGCCCACAGCGGCAGTCCCCAGCTGGGCCACAACGCCACCTGGCCCATGCTGGATTGGCTGCAGCGCCTGCGGGAACAGGCACGGCCCGTGGATCCGCTGCTGGGCCCTGAACTTTGGAACATCGGCCTCCTGCAGGCAGGTGAGGCGCTCAATTCGGTGCCGGCCCGCGCCGAGGCCCATCTGCTGGCGCGGGTGGTGCCCGGCAGTACCCTGCTGGAGGAGGTTCGGCGCTTGGCGCCTCCTGAAGGCACCGTGGACCTTCGTTTGAATGAACCGGCAGATGTGTACCCGCAGGTGCCGGGCTTCGAGCATGCGCCGATGCCCTTCGGCTCGGACGCACCCGCGCTGCGGGCCTTGGTGCCCGACCGCACCGTGGTGCTGGCGGGGCCCGGCAGCATTGCCGTGGCACATACCCTCGATGAACACATCACACTGAGCGACCTCGAGGCCGGCGTGGATCTCAACTGCCGCCTGGCCCTGCATTTCCTGGGAGACTAAACCATGACCACCCCCAAGATTCCCGTCACTGTTCTGGGCGCCACTGGCGTCGTGGGCCAGCGCTTCGTGCGGCGCCTGGCGAACCATCCCCTCTTCCGCATCGAGCATCTCGCGGCCAGCGAACGCAGCGCGGGCAAGCGCTACCGCGACGCCTGCGCCTGGCGCTTGGATGGCGAGCCCTATGGCGGCCTGGGCGATCAGGTGATGGCTGAGGGCACGCCAGAGTTTGCCTTGTCGCCGGTGGTGTTCAGCGCCTTGGATACCGCGCCGGCCCAGGAGTTGGAACCGGCCTTTGCCAAGGCGGGTGCGATGGTCTTCTCCAATGCCGCGGCCTTCCGCATGGCGCCGGACGTGCCCCTGCTGGTACCGGAAGTGAATGCCGCTCATCTGGGATTGCTGGACATCCAGCGTCACCACCACGGCTGGAAGGGGGGCATCGTCACCAACGCCAACTGCACCGCTACCGTGCTGGTCATGGCGCTGGCGCCGCTGCATGAAGCCTTCGGCGTGGAAGCCGTGATGATGTCATCGATGCAGGCCATCAGCGGCGCGGGCTATCCCGGTGTGGCCAGCCTCGACATCCTCGGCAACGTCATCCCCTTCATCCGCAACGAAGAGCCGAAGGTGGAAGAGGAAACGCCCAAGATGCTGGGCCGTTTCAATGGCACCACCGTGGACCTGGCGCCCATGGCTGTGAGTGCCCTCTGCCATCGCGTTCCGGTCATCGAGGGACACACCGAGGCCGTGAGTGTGCGGCTGAAGGGCAACCCCTCTCTGGAGGCGGTGCGCGAGGCCTTCCAGAACTGGAAACCCGAGCCCCAGCGCCTGGGCCTGTTTTCGGCGCCCGCTGTGCCCATCCACGTGCACACCCTGGAGGACCGTCCCCAGGTGCGCCGCGATGTGGAGAAGGATGAGGGCATGAGCATCCATGTGGGCCGCATCCGCGCTTGTCCGATTCTCGGCCTGAAGTTCGCGCTGCTGGGCCACAACACAGAGCGTGGCGCCGCCGGCGGCAGCATCCTCAATGCCGAATTGGCCCACGCGAAGGGATACCTCCGATGATCGTCCTCAAGTTCGGCGGCAGCAGCGTCGCGGATGCCGCCTGCATGCGGCAGGTGGCCAAGCTCGCGGAAGCGGCTCTGCCCAAGGCGCCGCTGGTGGTGCTGTCGGCCATGGGCAAGACCACCAACGGGCTCTTCGATGCGGCCAAGGCGGCCGAAGCGGGCGATCTGGCCGAGGCCATGTCCCGGCAGCGGGCCCTGATGGCGGCGCACCGGAAAGCCGCGGAGGAGCTGTTTGACGGCGTCGTGCCGGAGTCCTTGGACGTGGCGCTGACGGATCTCTTCGGCGAGTTGGAACTCCTGCTTCGCGGTGTGGCCATGCTGCGGGAGTTGAGTGCGCGCAGCATGGATGCCATCGCCTCCCTTGGTGAACGGCTGTCCACGCGGATCTTCGCGGCCTTCGTGGGCGGAGCCTGGGTGGATGCCCGCACGGTGCTGCGCACCAACGAAGTGTTTGGCGAGGCGGTGCCCCAGCAGGCGGCGATCCGCCCGCTGGCTGAGATGCACCTGAAGTCTCAGGTGGGCCCGGGTCGTGTAGTGGTCACCCAGGGCTACATCGGCGCCACGGAAGATGGCCTCACCACCACGTTGGGACGGGGCGGCAGCGACTACTCTGCCGCCCTTTTCGGCGCCGCTCTGGATGCGGAGGAGGTGCAGATCTGGACCGACGTCGAGGGCGTGCTCACCTGCGATCCGCGCATCGTGCCCGACGCGCTGCCCATCCCCGACCTGAGTTTTGCTGAAGCCGCCGAGCTGGCCGCGTTCGGCGCCAAAGTACTGCACCCCGCCACCATCCAGCCCGCGGTGGAGGCGCGCATCCCCGTCACCGTGCGTCACACGCAGAAACCCGAGGGACGCTTCACCACCATCTCCGCGGAAGTGCGCAGCGGGGGCCCCATCACGGCGCTGGCCAGCCGCGGTCCCGTGACGGTGCTGACCGTAAGCAGCACGCGGATGCTCGCGCAGAGCGGTTTCCTGGCCCGGCTCTTCGAGGTGTTCGGCCGCCGCGGCGTGAGCGTCGACCTGGTGGCTACGGCAGAAGTCAGCGTGTCCCTCACCGTGGAAGCGGACGTGCCCTTGAAGCCGCTTCTCCAGGATTTGTCGGCCTTCGCCACTGTGGAAATCCACGAAGGCCGGGCCATCATCGCGGCCGTGGGTGAGCGCCTGAAATCCACGCCGGGCCTGGGCGCGAAGCTGTTGACGGCCCTGGGTGACATCAACGTCGAAATGATCAGCATGGGTGCCAACGAAATCAACCTGAGCCTGGTGGTGCAGGAGGAACGCACGGCGGAGGCCCTGCGGCGCCTGCATCAGGTGCTGGTGGGAACGCCGTCATGAGCGGCCTGCGCATCGGCCTTTTCGGACGGGGCCGCCTGGGCTCGGCCATCCTCGCCGAGGCGGGCGGCGGCTTGACGTGGGTGGTCGATCAGGGTGAAACGCCCTCCGCAGCGGTGGATGTGGCCATCGACGCGAGCGTAGCCGGGGCTGTGGCCTCCCACCTGGACTGGGCCCTGGAGACCGGCACGGACTTGGTCATCGGCGCCACGGGCTGGTCCATTCCAGATCTCGAAGCCCGCGTGGCAGGCCGCATCGGCCTGCTGACGGCCACCAATTTTTCGCTGACCGTCGCCCTCATGGCCCGCCTGGCCACGGTGATGGGGCGCTTTGCGGCGCTGGATCCGTCCCGTGATCCCTACCTGGTGGAGCATCATCACCGTCTCAAGGCCGACGCCCCTTCGGGCACGGCGAAGACCTTGGCGGCGGCCGTGATGGCGGGCTGCCCCCGCAAGACGGAATGGACCCTGGACACGCCAGAACCGCACCAGCTCAGTGTGGGGGTGGTGCGGGCCGGGGCCGAATTCGGCACCCACAGCGTGGGCCTCGATGCCCCCGCTGAGGTTTTGGAGCTCACGCACACGGCCCGTTCCCGCGCACCCTTCGCCCAGGGCGCCCTGGCTGCAGCGCAGTGGCTGCATGGGCGGAAGGGCCTCTTCACCATGGATGACGTGGCGGCGGACCTGCTCGATCCCTTGTTCGACAACCTCAACGCGGGGAGACCACCTGCTCGCGGTGCGCGCTCTACGTCCCCCCTCGTGCTCCCCCACGCGGCATCCGGGCAAAACCCGGAGGTCGCGTCTCCTGGAGGCAAGCCATGACCCTGGAACTCTCCGGTCTCGCCGTGGCCCTGGCCACGCCCTTCTCGGCTTCGGGCGAGGTGGACCTCGCCGCCTTCCGAAAACTGGTGCGGCATGTGGTGGGCGGTGGCGTGGACACCCTGGTGCCCCTGGGCACGACGGGGGAGGCTTCCACCCTGGATGACGCGGAGCGCGATGCGGTGATCGCTGCCTGCCTGGAGGAGAGCGGCGGCCGCCCGGTGGTGGTGGGCACGGGTTCCAACGCCACGCGCCATGCCGCGGCCATGACGAAGCGGGCCCAGGCTCTGGGGGCCGCGGGTGCTCTGGTGGTGACGCCCTACTACAACAAGCCCAATGCCGATGGCTTGGTGGCCCACTATGAGGCCATCGCGGAGGCCGCGCCGGGTCTGCCTCTGGTGGCCTACAACGTGCCGAGCCGCACCGGTCTGAATGTGACACCTGCCGTGTTGATGCGGCTCTGGGAGAACCCCCAGGTGGTGGCTGTGAAGGAAAGCAGCGGCAGCCTGGCGCAGATTGCCGAAGTGGGCCGCACCCTGCCCAAGGGCAAGACGCTGCTCTCGGGCGATGACAACCTGGCCCTGGCGGCGATGGCCGTGGGCGCCACGGGTCTGGTGTCCGTGCTGGGCAATGTGCTGCCCCGCGAAACGGCCGCGCTGGTCGCTGCGGCCCGCCATGGCCACGGCGCGGAAGCCCTGCGCATGCACCAGCGCCTGCTGCCCCTGATGGACGCGTTGTTTGTGGAGGTCAATCCTGTGCCCCTGAAGGTGGCCTTGAAGCTGCTGGGGCTGGGCTCGGACGCCGTGCGCCTGCCCCTGGCCTGTGCTTCCGCCGCCACCCACACCCTTGTGGCCGAGGCGCTGTGCCTCTCGGCCGATGGCACCTTTCCAGGAGTGAAGTGATGGTCGTCGACGTGGATTCCATCCGTTCGTTTTTCAGCCAGGGGCAGGACTGCCTGCTGACGGATCCCCAGGCTCCGGCCATGCACCAGCTGCTGGTGGCGGCCCTGGAGAAGGGGATGATCCGCGCGGCTGAACGCCAGGAGGATGGCACCTGGCACACCAATGCCTGGGTGAAGCAGGCCATCCTTTGTGGCTTCCGCCGCACCAGCCTCGTCGAGATGCCAGGTGCGGGCTTTCCCATGTTCGACAAGACCGCCTATCCTCCCCGGCACTTCGGCCTCGAGGATGCAGTGCGCCTGGTGCCAGGCGGCACGGCGGTGCGTCGGGGCGCCCATATCGCCCGGGGCGTGGTGCTCATGCCCCCGGCCTACGTGAACGTGGGCGCCTTCGTAGACGAGGGCACCATGGTGGACAGTCACGCGCTGGTGGGCAGCTGTGCGCAGATCGGCAAGCGTGTGCATCTTTCCGCCGCAGCCCAGATCGGTGGCGTGCTCGAGCCTGCCGGTGCCCAGCCTGTCATCGTGGAGGATGAGGCCTTCATAGGAGGTCTGGTGGGGCTCTTCGAGGGCATCGTGGTGCGCAAGCGCGCGGTACTGGCCTCGGGTGTGATCATCACCGGCAGCACCGTGATCTACGATCTGGTGAATGGCTGCGAGCTGCGCCAGGAGGTGCCCGAAGGCGCCGTGGTGGTGCCGGGTTCCCGTCCTGCCTCGGGCGACTACGCCAAGGCCCACGGCCTCCAGCTGGCAGCGCCCTGCATCGTGAAGTACCGCGACGACAAGACCGACGCCGCCACGGCGCTGGAACAAGCGCTTCGGTAACGGGGCGGCGGACACAATGCAAACCACCAAGGCTCCAAGACACCAAGAACTGAAAGGCCATTGGACTTTCTTGGTGCCTTGGCGTCTTAGTGGTGATCTGTTGCTCTTGAGGTACGAATGAATCCCGCCAGCCGCCTATCTCTGCTGAAACCTTCCCCCATCCGCGCCATCACCGATGGCACGCCGCCGGGGGCCATTCCTCTGGGCCTGGGTGAACCCACTTGGGACTTGCCGGAAGTGGGCCGCAAGGCCCTGCTGCGGGCCTCTGGCCCCTGTCCCTACGTGCCCCACGCGGGGCTCACGGAACTGCGTCGGGCCGTCGGCGCCTTCCATGGGGCCCACCTGGATGAAGTGCTCATCACCACCGGCTCGCAGGGCGCGCTGTTCGCGCTTTTCCAGGCCTGGGTGAACCCGGGCACCAAGGTGCTCGT
This sequence is a window from Geothrix sp. PMB-07. Protein-coding genes within it:
- the lysC gene encoding lysine-sensitive aspartokinase 3 — protein: MIVLKFGGSSVADAACMRQVAKLAEAALPKAPLVVLSAMGKTTNGLFDAAKAAEAGDLAEAMSRQRALMAAHRKAAEELFDGVVPESLDVALTDLFGELELLLRGVAMLRELSARSMDAIASLGERLSTRIFAAFVGGAWVDARTVLRTNEVFGEAVPQQAAIRPLAEMHLKSQVGPGRVVVTQGYIGATEDGLTTTLGRGGSDYSAALFGAALDAEEVQIWTDVEGVLTCDPRIVPDALPIPDLSFAEAAELAAFGAKVLHPATIQPAVEARIPVTVRHTQKPEGRFTTISAEVRSGGPITALASRGPVTVLTVSSTRMLAQSGFLARLFEVFGRRGVSVDLVATAEVSVSLTVEADVPLKPLLQDLSAFATVEIHEGRAIIAAVGERLKSTPGLGAKLLTALGDINVEMISMGANEINLSLVVQEERTAEALRRLHQVLVGTPS
- the asd gene encoding aspartate-semialdehyde dehydrogenase — protein: MTTPKIPVTVLGATGVVGQRFVRRLANHPLFRIEHLAASERSAGKRYRDACAWRLDGEPYGGLGDQVMAEGTPEFALSPVVFSALDTAPAQELEPAFAKAGAMVFSNAAAFRMAPDVPLLVPEVNAAHLGLLDIQRHHHGWKGGIVTNANCTATVLVMALAPLHEAFGVEAVMMSSMQAISGAGYPGVASLDILGNVIPFIRNEEPKVEEETPKMLGRFNGTTVDLAPMAVSALCHRVPVIEGHTEAVSVRLKGNPSLEAVREAFQNWKPEPQRLGLFSAPAVPIHVHTLEDRPQVRRDVEKDEGMSIHVGRIRACPILGLKFALLGHNTERGAAGGSILNAELAHAKGYLR
- a CDS encoding M20/M25/M40 family metallo-hydrolase; amino-acid sequence: MNASPADLRGWLSARLQALCAPETTSGREDEGLPALLQLLGELGATVVEQPVAAGRTNVLALWGRPRVLFSTHLDTVPPYLPPRLEGEVLWGRGTCDAKGQAIAQLAAIRSLLGQGQHGFAWLGVVGEETDSAGAAAALGLADRLQDVKALINGEPTELKLGTGQRGVQHVCLHCSGRAAHSGSPQLGHNATWPMLDWLQRLREQARPVDPLLGPELWNIGLLQAGEALNSVPARAEAHLLARVVPGSTLLEEVRRLAPPEGTVDLRLNEPADVYPQVPGFEHAPMPFGSDAPALRALVPDRTVVLAGPGSIAVAHTLDEHITLSDLEAGVDLNCRLALHFLGD
- a CDS encoding thiazole synthase, which produces MSLVIAGKTFNNRLVLGTGKYKDFATMQACYRAARVEMVTLAVRRFDLAAKGEDNILNWIPKDIALLPNTAGCYTREDALRVARLAREALQTNWVKLEVIGDQKSLYPDNEETLEAAKTLVKEGFVVLPYVNADPILAKKLCDIGCAAVMPLGSAIGSGLGVQNPMTLLLIKEVVESFKLPMIVDAGVGTASDAALAMELGADGVLLNTAVAEAGEPTKMAQAMDHAVLAGRLAFESGRMPKRLYASASSPMTGVIGK
- a CDS encoding 2,3,4,5-tetrahydropyridine-2,6-dicarboxylate N-succinyltransferase; protein product: MVVDVDSIRSFFSQGQDCLLTDPQAPAMHQLLVAALEKGMIRAAERQEDGTWHTNAWVKQAILCGFRRTSLVEMPGAGFPMFDKTAYPPRHFGLEDAVRLVPGGTAVRRGAHIARGVVLMPPAYVNVGAFVDEGTMVDSHALVGSCAQIGKRVHLSAAAQIGGVLEPAGAQPVIVEDEAFIGGLVGLFEGIVVRKRAVLASGVIITGSTVIYDLVNGCELRQEVPEGAVVVPGSRPASGDYAKAHGLQLAAPCIVKYRDDKTDAATALEQALR
- a CDS encoding 4-hydroxy-tetrahydrodipicolinate reductase; this translates as MSGLRIGLFGRGRLGSAILAEAGGGLTWVVDQGETPSAAVDVAIDASVAGAVASHLDWALETGTDLVIGATGWSIPDLEARVAGRIGLLTATNFSLTVALMARLATVMGRFAALDPSRDPYLVEHHHRLKADAPSGTAKTLAAAVMAGCPRKTEWTLDTPEPHQLSVGVVRAGAEFGTHSVGLDAPAEVLELTHTARSRAPFAQGALAAAQWLHGRKGLFTMDDVAADLLDPLFDNLNAGRPPARGARSTSPLVLPHAASGQNPEVASPGGKP
- a CDS encoding TetR/AcrR family transcriptional regulator; this translates as MGRPRTVPLSREAWVEAAFRVIAHQGVSAVAVEPLAQALGVTKGSFYWHFQSRDELIHAALEAWEQDQSTDVVSRYSGIEDPRRRLRVLLFAAFEDLENGRFFAALAVSSEDPRVQPYLRRATERRLAFGVKAFQALGLSEGEARERALLAYAAYAGYFQLLRTTPEAVDAVTDLSGYVRRLADALVPEQLH
- the dapA gene encoding 4-hydroxy-tetrahydrodipicolinate synthase, producing MTLELSGLAVALATPFSASGEVDLAAFRKLVRHVVGGGVDTLVPLGTTGEASTLDDAERDAVIAACLEESGGRPVVVGTGSNATRHAAAMTKRAQALGAAGALVVTPYYNKPNADGLVAHYEAIAEAAPGLPLVAYNVPSRTGLNVTPAVLMRLWENPQVVAVKESSGSLAQIAEVGRTLPKGKTLLSGDDNLALAAMAVGATGLVSVLGNVLPRETAALVAAARHGHGAEALRMHQRLLPLMDALFVEVNPVPLKVALKLLGLGSDAVRLPLACASAATHTLVAEALCLSADGTFPGVK